A window of Nocardia arthritidis genomic DNA:
CTCGGCGGTGTCGCCGAGGACGAAGGTGGCGGCGGGCAGGATCTTCAGATCGTCGGCGCTGCGGCCGTATTTGGCGAGGCGGCCCTTCATATCGGCGTAGAAGCGCTGTCCGGCCTCGAGGGTGCCGTGTCCGGTGAAGATGGCATCGGCGGTGGCGGCGCCGAATTCGCGGCCGTCATCGGAATCGCCCGCCTGCAACAGTACCGGATGTCCCTGCGGGCTCGGCGGTAGCACGAAGCGCCCGGCGATATCGAATTGTGAACTGTGGTAACGGGTTTCGGGCACCTCCCGGGCGAAGACGCCGCGCTCGCGGTCGACGACGAGCGCGTCGGCGGGCCAGCTGTCCCACAGCGTGCGCGCGGCGTCGACGATCTCGGCGGCCCGGCGGTAGCGCTGATCGTGCTCCAGATAGCCGCCCCGGCGGAAGTTCTCACCGGTGAACGCGTCGGACGAGGTGACGACATTCCACGCGGCGCGCCCGCCGGACAGGTGATCGAGGGAGGCGAATTGCTTTGCCACCTCGAATGGTTCGTTGAAGGTGCTGTTGATGGTGCCCGCGAGACCGAGCTTGTCGGTGACCCCGGCCAGCGCGTTGAGCACGGTGAAGGTGTCCGGCCTGCCGACCACGTCGAGATCGTGGATGCGGCCGCGGTGTTCGCGCAGGCGCAATCCCTCGGCCAGGAAGAAGAAGTCGAACAGTCCGCGTTCGGCGGTGCGGGCCAGATGTACGAAGGATTCGAAATCGATCTGGCTGCCGGATTCCGGATCGCTCCACACGGTGGTGTTGTTCACGCCGGGGAAATGGGCGGCCAGGTGCACGGTTTTACGCGGTTTCGCGGTCACGAAAGGGCTCCTCGCTGGCTGGTCGCGTAGCGGCTGACCGGTCGGGGTAGGCCGAGCCGGGTACGCAGGGTGTTGGCGGACAAGGGTTTCCGGGCCAGGGCGGGCAGGTGGTGCAGCG
This region includes:
- a CDS encoding NtaA/DmoA family FMN-dependent monooxygenase (This protein belongs to a clade of FMN-dependent monooxygenases, within a broader family of flavin-dependent oxidoreductases, the luciferase-like monooxygenase (LMM) family, some of whose members use coenzyme F420 rather than FMN.); the encoded protein is MTAKPRKTVHLAAHFPGVNNTTVWSDPESGSQIDFESFVHLARTAERGLFDFFFLAEGLRLREHRGRIHDLDVVGRPDTFTVLNALAGVTDKLGLAGTINSTFNEPFEVAKQFASLDHLSGGRAAWNVVTSSDAFTGENFRRGGYLEHDQRYRRAAEIVDAARTLWDSWPADALVVDRERGVFAREVPETRYHSSQFDIAGRFVLPPSPQGHPVLLQAGDSDDGREFGAATADAIFTGHGTLEAGQRFYADMKGRLAKYGRSADDLKILPAATFVLGDTAEEAQERARHIRLQQVGPQTALAFLEQVWGRDLSGYDPDGPLPELEPEDNVNITRGRVRHAKDPRAVAEAWRAKATAENLSIRELIIEVTARQQFIGTPAQVAGQIDDYVQSDASDGFILVPHLTPGGLDEFVDRVVPELQERGSFRTEYTGSTLRDHLGLPHPHHRKSVHEGARAS